From Rutidosis leptorrhynchoides isolate AG116_Rl617_1_P2 chromosome 3, CSIRO_AGI_Rlap_v1, whole genome shotgun sequence, a single genomic window includes:
- the LOC139901440 gene encoding calcium-binding protein PBP1-like, producing MAASKNQVEFEDHLPLIEEKLGGDGLIGELCKGFRLLMDVEKGVITFDSLKNNSSILGLQDLSDDDLRSMLNEGDYDGDGALSEMEFCVLMFRLSPDLMDQSEFLLQQALELELIKNSQ from the coding sequence ATGGCGGCATCGAAGAATCAGGTCGAATTTGAAGATCATTTACCATTAATTGAGGAAAAATTAGGCGGCGACGGTTTGATCGGAGAATTATGTAAAGGATTCCGGTTGTTAATGGACGTTGAAAAAGGTGTGATCACGTTCGATAGCTTGAAGAATAATTCGTCTATTTTAGGATTACAGGATTTGAGTGATGATGATTTAAGGAGTATGTTGAATGAAGGAGATTATGATGGTGATGGTGCTTTGAGTGAAATGGAATTTTGTGTTCTTATGTTTAGATTAAGTCCTGATCTTATGGATCAGTCTGAATTTTTGTTACAACAAGCTCTTGAGCTTGAGTTGATTAAGAACTCGCAAtaa